In a single window of the Nocardiopsis composta genome:
- a CDS encoding transcriptional regulator, with amino-acid sequence MRLHPREIREVLNTASRQYGLISHRQARHFGIDDNRIHLLLRRREWGRLLPDVYTVRDACADRAASGIGGLRRAVKAAQLALGPGAVASGPTAARLWGMEGLPAWNGGAVHMNVPASCRRVRPPGVRTSTWYVGRHEVACREGLPLTEPARTLRDTVLCVDRDTAVSLMDSALAQGLITGRRLFEQPRLNEARAGGADSERWWWLADPRARSPLETRARLICADAGVSPDDLYHPVPLPGGGTAHAPLWWERGPVIADPDRRLSPDQECALRRARPGLRLLRFTGDDLARPQALVAAVSEALR; translated from the coding sequence AGTACGGGCTGATCAGCCACCGGCAGGCCCGGCACTTCGGCATCGACGACAACCGCATCCACCTGCTGCTGCGCCGCCGCGAGTGGGGGCGCCTGCTGCCGGACGTCTACACCGTGCGCGACGCCTGCGCGGACCGGGCCGCCTCCGGGATCGGAGGGCTGCGCAGGGCGGTGAAGGCCGCCCAGCTGGCGCTGGGGCCGGGCGCCGTCGCCTCCGGGCCCACCGCGGCGCGGCTGTGGGGGATGGAGGGGCTGCCCGCCTGGAACGGCGGGGCGGTGCACATGAACGTGCCCGCCTCCTGCCGCCGGGTGCGCCCGCCCGGCGTCCGGACCAGCACCTGGTACGTCGGCCGGCACGAGGTGGCCTGCCGGGAGGGGCTGCCGCTCACCGAGCCGGCCCGCACCCTGCGCGACACCGTGCTCTGCGTCGACCGGGACACCGCCGTCTCGCTGATGGACTCCGCCCTCGCCCAAGGGCTGATCACCGGCCGGCGGCTGTTCGAGCAGCCGAGGCTGAACGAGGCGCGGGCCGGCGGGGCCGACTCCGAGCGGTGGTGGTGGCTGGCCGACCCGCGCGCCCGCAGCCCGTTGGAGACCCGGGCCAGGCTGATCTGCGCCGACGCCGGGGTCTCCCCGGACGACCTCTACCACCCGGTGCCGCTCCCCGGCGGGGGCACGGCGCACGCCCCGCTCTGGTGGGAACGCGGCCCGGTCATCGCCGACCCCGACCGCCGGCTCTCCCCGGACCAGGAGTGCGCCCTCCGCCGCGCCCGCCCCGGCCTGCGCCTGCTCCGCTTCACCGGCGACGACCTCGCCCGCCCGCAGGCGCTGGTCGCCGCGGTCTCCGAGGCGCTCCGGTGA
- a CDS encoding arylamine N-acetyltransferase family protein — translation MDRTTGPAPAHVPAGRPSGAGRVDAAAYLARIGCTGPVTPDASTLRALHRAQTAAVPYENLDIQPGIAEPLSPAGVPAKITAPGRGGYCYELNGAFALLLEALGYQATRVTAAVDAKDDPAPAWGNHLALLVRADGTAWIADTGLGDGFTDPLPLRPGHHTQGPFGYLVERLADGERWIGHHHWGAVPGYRMRTEPLPLSAFAPHHLRQSTSSESGFVQTLIVQRPSPTTPSPCAAPPSPPTTPAASTASSCPTRPPSRRPCPAASAFRPPPWTPPGPTPWPAPGPRPASPAGPDPPPSEPGGPPGDHAGGMHRSLERSFPLSTECCANGFFAVRGILLGSYRGPVVPAGPPALSGARGRPR, via the coding sequence ATGGACCGCACCACCGGCCCGGCACCGGCGCACGTCCCCGCCGGCCGCCCGTCCGGCGCCGGGCGGGTCGACGCCGCCGCCTACCTGGCCCGGATCGGCTGCACCGGCCCCGTTACCCCCGACGCCTCCACCCTGCGCGCGCTGCACCGCGCCCAGACGGCCGCGGTCCCCTACGAGAACCTCGACATCCAGCCGGGCATCGCCGAACCGCTCAGCCCCGCCGGGGTACCGGCCAAGATCACCGCACCCGGCCGAGGCGGCTACTGCTACGAGCTCAACGGCGCCTTCGCCCTGCTCCTGGAGGCCCTGGGCTACCAGGCCACCCGGGTCACCGCGGCGGTCGACGCCAAGGACGACCCGGCCCCCGCCTGGGGCAACCACTTGGCGCTGCTGGTCCGGGCCGACGGCACCGCCTGGATCGCCGACACCGGCCTGGGCGACGGCTTCACCGACCCGCTGCCGCTCCGCCCCGGCCACCACACCCAGGGGCCGTTCGGCTACCTGGTGGAGCGTCTCGCCGACGGCGAACGGTGGATCGGCCACCACCACTGGGGAGCGGTACCGGGCTACCGGATGCGCACCGAACCGCTGCCCCTCTCCGCCTTCGCCCCGCACCACCTGCGCCAGTCCACCTCGTCGGAGTCCGGCTTCGTGCAGACCCTCATCGTCCAGCGCCCCTCTCCGACCACACCCTCACCCTGCGCGGCACCGCCCTCACCACCGACGACCCCGGCGGCAAGCACCGCCTCATCCTGCCCGACCCGGCCGCCTTCGAGACGGCCCTGTCCAGCCGCTTCGGCATTCCGACCGCCTCCCTGGACACCGCCCGGCCCTACCCCCTGGCCCGCACCCGGACCGAGACCCGCCTCGCCCGCCGGGCCCGACCCTCCTCCGTCTGAACCCGGCGGCCCTCCCGGTGATCATGCGGGCGGAATGCATCGGAGTCTTGAAAGGTCCTTTCCGTTATCTACCGAGTGTTGCGCGAATGGATTCTTCGCTGTCCGGGGAATCCTTCTGGGGAGCTATCGGGGGCCGGTGGTTCCGGCGGGTCCACCGGCCCTCTCTGGCGCTCGGGGGAGGCCCCGGTAA
- a CDS encoding SWIM zinc finger family protein, producing MAPFSIEDLRSATDPAWFERGRRYHSQGRVRSLRLRPGGITAVVEGTRPYRVELVWGRGLPATVCSCPLGRDGAPWCKHAVAVALAWLASGAEEPEPSASPPDLRGFLSAQEPEWLVEQLLELAEEDPAVRARLEGAAGADAAVDTARADLEQAIADYAPDPDGWGPEGATGERHLAPAIDTLDVLAGYGYGAEVVELAREAAALFDDVHGGHEDGLSDRLHELAEG from the coding sequence ATGGCCCCCTTCAGCATCGAAGACCTGCGCTCCGCGACGGACCCCGCCTGGTTCGAGCGCGGACGGCGCTACCACTCCCAGGGGCGGGTCCGCTCACTTCGGCTCCGCCCCGGCGGGATCACCGCCGTGGTCGAGGGGACCCGCCCCTACCGGGTCGAGCTCGTCTGGGGGCGCGGGCTCCCCGCGACCGTGTGCAGCTGCCCGCTGGGGCGGGACGGCGCCCCTTGGTGCAAGCACGCGGTCGCCGTGGCTCTGGCCTGGCTCGCCTCCGGGGCCGAAGAGCCCGAGCCGTCCGCATCCCCACCGGACCTGCGCGGCTTCCTCTCCGCGCAAGAACCGGAGTGGCTGGTCGAGCAGCTCTTGGAGCTCGCCGAAGAGGATCCGGCCGTGCGCGCCCGGCTCGAAGGCGCGGCCGGCGCGGACGCCGCCGTCGACACCGCCCGCGCCGACCTGGAGCAGGCCATAGCGGACTACGCCCCCGACCCCGACGGCTGGGGTCCGGAAGGCGCCACCGGCGAGCGGCATCTGGCCCCCGCCATCGACACCCTCGATGTACTCGCCGGTTACGGGTACGGCGCCGAGGTCGTCGAACTCGCCCGCGAGGCCGCCGCCCTCTTCGACGACGTGCACGGCGGTCACGAGGACGGGCTCAGCGACCGCCTGCACGAGCTGGCGGAGGGCTGA
- a CDS encoding ATP-binding protein — MGAPSPGRVATVSAFWTLPGEAGYCPCARAMTRAALSDVPRVAEDAELVVAELFSNGCRHTRSGEAGGSIDLSVNLLADGLTLVSVADEGPPWSAPGLRPLLPALPPSSPLRTGLRGLRLVASVSDEWGCDGNERGGHTVWAAFRP; from the coding sequence ATGGGCGCGCCGTCTCCGGGGCGGGTCGCCACCGTCTCCGCGTTCTGGACGCTGCCCGGCGAGGCCGGCTACTGCCCGTGCGCACGCGCGATGACCAGGGCCGCGCTCTCCGATGTCCCGCGGGTGGCCGAGGACGCCGAACTGGTCGTCGCGGAGCTGTTCTCGAACGGATGCCGACACACCCGCAGCGGTGAGGCGGGCGGCAGCATCGACCTCAGCGTCAACCTGCTGGCCGACGGCCTGACCCTGGTCTCCGTCGCCGACGAGGGACCGCCGTGGTCCGCGCCGGGGCTGCGCCCGCTCCTCCCCGCGCTCCCGCCTTCCAGCCCGCTCCGCACCGGCCTGCGCGGGCTCCGCCTCGTCGCGTCGGTCTCCGACGAGTGGGGCTGCGACGGCAACGAACGCGGCGGCCACACCGTCTGGGCCGCGTTCCGGCCGTAG
- a CDS encoding helix-turn-helix domain-containing protein, whose translation MTTGQVAKELGWQQTKVSRIETGSKKSVTTTDLDALLDFYGEKDPRLRSELRPPSQAAGLVVEVPACSVRCSAGFRSRGVAHPHLRVPSSTRIAPDCGLRGSDLPCQPSAHR comes from the coding sequence ATGACGACCGGGCAAGTCGCCAAAGAGCTGGGGTGGCAGCAGACCAAGGTCTCCAGGATCGAGACCGGAAGCAAGAAGAGCGTTACGACCACTGACCTGGATGCCCTCCTGGACTTCTATGGGGAGAAAGATCCCCGGTTGAGGAGCGAGCTGCGCCCGCCAAGCCAAGCAGCGGGGCTGGTGGTGGAGGTACCAGCATGTTCTGTCCGGTGCTCTGCCGGATTTCGAAGCAGAGGCGTCGCGCATCCGCACCTACGAGTGCCAAGTAGTACCCGGATTGCTCCAGACTGCGGACTACGCGGAAGCGATCTTCCGTGCCAACCGAGTGCGCACCGATGA
- a CDS encoding DUF5753 domain-containing protein: MRTYECQVVPGLLQTADYAEAIFRANRVRTDDEIRARVTARLKRQEILNRVDPPRYWVILDEAAIRRIVGSPETMLVQLRHLTHMAARHNIDIQVLPFEEGAHTATTGSFVIMDFPDSRDASLAYMDTPTSSLYLEEDHDLAEFDSMFGGAQGAALSPDKSLKFIRTIIDSLEK, encoded by the coding sequence ATCCGCACCTACGAGTGCCAAGTAGTACCCGGATTGCTCCAGACTGCGGACTACGCGGAAGCGATCTTCCGTGCCAACCGAGTGCGCACCGATGATGAGATCAGGGCGAGGGTCACTGCCAGGCTGAAGCGGCAAGAGATCTTGAACCGCGTCGATCCGCCCAGGTACTGGGTCATCTTGGACGAGGCCGCGATCAGGCGCATCGTGGGCTCACCGGAGACGATGCTCGTCCAGTTGAGGCATCTGACCCACATGGCCGCCCGCCATAACATCGACATCCAGGTGCTTCCCTTTGAAGAAGGTGCTCATACGGCCACCACGGGGAGCTTCGTCATCATGGACTTCCCGGATTCGCGAGATGCGAGCCTCGCGTACATGGACACCCCCACCTCTAGCTTGTATCTAGAGGAAGATCATGACCTCGCCGAGTTCGACTCCATGTTCGGTGGTGCTCAAGGGGCTGCTTTGAGTCCGGACAAGTCTCTCAAGTTCATCCGTACCATCATCGATTCCCTAGAAAAGTGA
- a CDS encoding DUF397 domain-containing protein: protein MSEQSVWRKSSYSGQHNNCVEVADLPGGAAVRDSKHPGAAVLAFPSSEWSAFLLGLRKGEAGR from the coding sequence GTGTCTGAACAGTCGGTGTGGAGGAAGAGTAGCTACAGCGGGCAGCACAACAACTGCGTCGAAGTAGCCGACCTCCCCGGCGGCGCCGCCGTCCGCGACTCCAAGCACCCCGGTGCCGCCGTGCTCGCCTTCCCCTCCTCCGAGTGGAGCGCCTTCCTCCTCGGCCTCCGCAAGGGCGAAGCCGGTCGCTGA
- a CDS encoding nucleotide pyrophosphohydrolase — MQDLLADFADRRDWNRYHTPKNLAMALAGEAGELAAEFQWLEQDEAFRVMDDPEKAKAVRLEMADVLSYLLRMATVLDIDLEAALKEKVAINEDRFPPRSS; from the coding sequence ATGCAGGACCTGCTGGCCGACTTCGCCGACCGGCGGGACTGGAACCGCTACCACACCCCCAAGAACCTCGCCATGGCCCTGGCCGGCGAGGCCGGCGAGCTGGCCGCCGAATTCCAGTGGCTGGAGCAGGACGAGGCCTTCCGGGTCATGGACGACCCGGAGAAGGCCAAGGCCGTCCGCCTGGAGATGGCCGACGTCCTCAGCTACCTCCTGCGCATGGCCACCGTCCTCGACATCGACCTGGAGGCCGCCCTCAAGGAGAAGGTCGCCATCAACGAGGACCGGTTCCCGCCCCGCTCCTCATGA
- a CDS encoding DUF2075 domain-containing protein, which yields MERYLATRLYEHITWTTGSAPGPAEVRSWERSLPVLVKDLMDAGLGKVEVTVEYGLPLSSKRVDAVLSGVHPKTGEDSHVVVELKQWSKAKAWDEDPTLVQVDAPYGPLLHPVLQVRDYCEYIGGFVSSVQEQQIRGAAYLHNADDESVADLFELPGTPHGELFTRQRRGEFLDFLRSLLAPKSGAPAADRLHSGRWSPSRQLMKVAADEVKSREQFVLLDEQHTAYRTVMHAVERAHASDIKTVVIISGGPGSGKSVIALSLLGELYRNGTTALHATGSRSFTQTMRKVAGKGSTRVQKLFAYFNSFMEAQRNGFDVLICDEAHRIRETSANRYTKARLRTGRPQIDELVSAARVPVFLLDEHQVVRPQEMGTVQAIRAHAESKGLKVEHVSLDGQFRCGGSEKYERWVLRLLGLEAGGPIPWSADEDMFRLAVADSPAEMEERLRPALAEGESARISAGFCWPWSKVRSDGTLEKDVRIGDWHRPWNNKADREVGGAPPSALWATAEGGFDQVGCVYTAQGFEYDWSGVILGPDLLFRDGRLIVDRKANKDPDLRKSMTDEEAGALVRNIYKVLLTRGMKGTILYSTDAETQEFLRGLIPAA from the coding sequence ATGGAGCGATATCTGGCGACGCGTCTCTACGAGCACATCACCTGGACCACGGGGAGCGCCCCCGGCCCGGCCGAGGTCAGGTCCTGGGAGAGAAGCCTTCCGGTCCTGGTCAAAGACCTGATGGACGCCGGGCTCGGGAAGGTCGAGGTCACGGTCGAGTACGGTCTCCCGCTCAGCAGCAAGCGCGTCGACGCCGTCCTCTCCGGGGTACACCCCAAGACCGGTGAGGACAGCCATGTCGTCGTCGAACTGAAGCAGTGGAGCAAGGCGAAGGCCTGGGACGAGGACCCGACCCTGGTCCAGGTCGATGCTCCGTACGGACCGCTGCTTCACCCGGTGCTCCAGGTCCGGGACTACTGCGAATACATCGGCGGTTTCGTCAGTTCCGTGCAGGAGCAGCAGATCCGCGGAGCGGCCTATCTGCACAACGCCGACGACGAGAGCGTCGCCGACCTCTTCGAGCTTCCCGGCACCCCCCACGGCGAACTCTTCACCCGGCAGCGCCGCGGCGAGTTCCTCGATTTCCTCCGCTCCCTCCTGGCTCCGAAGTCCGGTGCCCCGGCGGCGGACCGGTTGCACTCCGGGCGCTGGAGCCCCAGCAGGCAGCTGATGAAGGTCGCCGCTGACGAAGTGAAGAGCCGCGAGCAGTTCGTTCTCCTGGACGAGCAGCACACGGCCTATCGGACGGTCATGCACGCCGTCGAGCGGGCCCACGCGTCCGACATCAAGACCGTGGTGATCATCAGCGGAGGACCGGGAAGCGGAAAGAGCGTCATCGCCCTGTCTCTCCTCGGCGAGCTGTACCGGAACGGGACGACCGCGCTGCACGCCACCGGTTCGCGTTCGTTCACGCAGACGATGCGCAAGGTCGCGGGCAAGGGCTCCACCAGGGTCCAGAAGCTGTTCGCCTACTTCAACAGCTTCATGGAGGCCCAGCGCAACGGCTTCGACGTCCTCATCTGCGACGAGGCCCACCGCATCCGGGAGACCTCGGCCAACCGGTACACGAAGGCCAGGCTGCGGACCGGTCGGCCCCAGATCGACGAACTCGTCTCCGCGGCGAGGGTCCCCGTCTTCCTCTTGGACGAGCACCAGGTGGTGCGCCCCCAGGAGATGGGCACCGTGCAGGCCATCCGGGCGCACGCGGAGTCCAAGGGGCTGAAGGTCGAGCACGTCTCCCTCGACGGCCAGTTCCGGTGCGGTGGAAGCGAGAAGTACGAGCGGTGGGTGCTGCGCCTGCTCGGCCTCGAAGCGGGCGGCCCCATCCCCTGGAGTGCTGACGAGGACATGTTCCGGCTGGCCGTCGCGGACTCCCCCGCGGAGATGGAGGAGCGGCTCCGCCCCGCCCTGGCCGAAGGGGAGTCCGCCAGGATCAGTGCCGGCTTCTGCTGGCCGTGGAGCAAGGTGCGCTCGGACGGGACGCTGGAGAAGGACGTCCGGATCGGCGATTGGCACCGCCCGTGGAACAACAAGGCGGACAGGGAGGTCGGCGGTGCGCCGCCCAGTGCGCTCTGGGCCACCGCCGAGGGCGGGTTCGACCAGGTCGGGTGCGTGTACACGGCCCAGGGGTTCGAATACGACTGGTCCGGGGTGATCCTCGGCCCGGACCTGCTGTTCCGCGACGGCCGGCTGATCGTCGACCGCAAGGCCAACAAGGATCCCGACCTCCGCAAGAGCATGACCGACGAGGAGGCCGGCGCCCTGGTCCGGAACATCTACAAGGTGCTGCTCACCCGGGGGATGAAGGGCACGATCCTCTACTCGACCGACGCCGAGACGCAGGAGTTCCTGCGGGGCCTGATCCCTGCGGCGTAG